A genomic stretch from Rana temporaria unplaced genomic scaffold, aRanTem1.1, whole genome shotgun sequence includes:
- the LOC120922500 gene encoding zinc finger protein 260-like has translation MEHIEGMPYLGSQCVIAITMQPTLGHEIVHSKVKRYFCTKCGKAFTAMSKLLAHDRVHTGEKPFQCSKCDKAFTTKGNLIAHERVHTGEKPFQCSKCDKAFTTKGNLIAHERVHTEEPPFQCSKCGKAFTTKGNLITHERVHTGEKPFQCSECGKAFAKKTNLITHQRVHTGEKPFPCSECGKAFATKKKIIKHQMVHAGERPFQCPECGKAFTQKSILTSHMMIHTGAKQFQCSECDKAFLRKPDLRKHQMVHTKPFQCFECDTAFATHSQLVRHRRAPTGEKPYPCLKCDKSFTQKPCLITHQMVHTGGNLHQCSDCGKAFAGKLAFIVHQKAHHRKKPYYCSECDKAFTAKSSFILHRRAHSREKPYQCTECKKAFPWKSHLITHQRVHTGEKPYQCSECNKAFKRKSELIMHQRVHTGEKPYQCTECNKAFRVKSLLLRHVRVHTGVKPFRCLKCDKAFSLKGNLIMHERIHTGEKPYKCSECDRAFVQKAELIVHERDHTGEKPYQCSECDKTFKMKSSLVNHKKVHTGGKPYQCPECGKAFLMRSYLAKHRMIHKRAKPFQCSECNKAFSMRSYLVKHRMVHTGDKPFQCSECGKGFIKMSDLIRHKEVHTRETLYIEKTFHCSECNKAFTQKTNLIRHERIHTGEKPYQCSECDKAFIQKSHLIRHLKVHTGNKSCSELDTAYLAPEGSFSSSSTVEQKF, from the coding sequence ATGGAACACATAGAAGGGATGCCGTATCTTGGTTCGCAATGCGTCATAGCTATTACAATGCAACCCACCCTTGGACATGAGATTGTTCACAGTAAAGTGAAGAGGTATTTTTGTACTAAATGTGGCAAAGCATTTACAGCAATGTCAAAACTTCTCGCACATGATAGGGTTcatacaggagagaagccatttcAGTGTTccaaatgtgacaaagctttcacAACAAAGGGAAATCTTATTGCACATGAGAGGGTTcatacaggagagaagccatttcAATGTTccaaatgtgacaaagctttcacAACAAAGGGAAATCTTATTGCACATGAGAGAGTTCATACAGAAGAGCCACCGTTTCAATGTTCCAAATGTGGCAAAGCTTTCACAACAAAGGGAAATCTTATCACACACGAGAGGGTTcatacaggagagaagccatttcagtgttctgaatgtggcaaagcttttgcTAAAAAGACAAACCTTATTACACACCAGAGGGTTcatacaggagagaagccatttcCGTGTTCcgaatgtggaaaagctttcgcaacaaagaaaaaaattatcaaacaCCAGATGGTTCATGCAGGGGAGAGGCCATTTCAGTGtcctgaatgtggcaaagcttttacacaAAAGTCAATTCTTACCAGTCATATGATGATTCACACTGGAGCAAAACAATTTCAgtgttcagaatgtgacaaagcttttttaAGGAAGCCAGATCTTCGCAAACATCAGATGGTTCACACAAAACCATTTCAGTGTTTTGAATGTGATACGGCTTTTGCAACACATTCACAGCTTGTCAGACACCGAAGAGCTcccactggagagaagccatatccatGCTTAAAATGTGATAAATCTTTTACACAAAAGCCATGTCTTATTACACACCAAATGGTTCACACCGGAGGGAACCTGCATCAGTGTTCTGACTGTGGAAAAGCTTTTGCAGGGAAGTTGGCTTTTATCGTGCACCAAAAGGCTCACCATCGAAAAAAGCCTTATTATTGttcagaatgtgacaaagcttttacagcAAAGTCATCATTTATCCTACACCGGAGGGCTCATTCTAGAGAGAAGCCGTATCAGTGTACTGAATGTAAAAAAGCTTTTCCATGGAAATCACACCTTATCACACACCAAagagttcacactggagagaagccctaTCAATGTTCAGAATGTAATAAAGCTTTTAAAAGGAAGTCAGAGCTCATCATGCACCAGAGGGTCCACAccggagagaagccatatcaatgTACTGAATGTAACAAAGCTTTTAGGGTGAAATCTTTACTTCTCAGACACGTGAGGGTCCACACTGGGGTGAAGCCATTTCGTTGTTtgaaatgtgacaaagctttttcaTTGAAGGGAAACCTTATCATGCATgagaggattcacactggagagaagccgtacaagtgttctgaatgtgacagagCTTTTGTGCAGAAGGCAGAGCTTATCGTACATGAGAGGgaccacactggagagaagccgtatcagtgttctgaatgtgacaaaactTTTAAAATGAAGTCCAGCCTTGTGAATCACAAGAAGGTGCACACTGGAGGAAAGCCATATCAGTGTCCTGAATGTGGCAAAGCATTTTTAATGAGGTCATACCTTGCCAAACACCGGATGATTCACAAGAGAGCTAAACCatttcagtgttctgaatgtaacAAAGCATTTTCAATGAGGTCATACCTTGTCAAACACCGTATGGTTCACACAGGAGATAAACCatttcagtgttctgaatgtggtaAAGGTTTTATAAAGATGTCAGATCTTATCAGACATAAGGAAGTTCACACTAGAGAAACATTATACATAGAGAAGACTTTTCACTGTTCTGAATGTAACAAAGCTTTTACACAGAAGACAAATCTTATCAGACATgagaggattcacactggagagaagccttatcaatgttctgaatgtgataaagcttttaTACAAAAGTCACATCTTATCAGACACCTGAAGGTTCACACTGGAAACAAATCATGTTCTGAATTGGACACAGCTTATCTGGCACCAGAGGGTTCATTCTCTTCATCCTCCACTGTAGAGCAGAAATTCTGA